GCGGGGGAGACTTTTTACCTGCTCATGAAGATGAGCAAAGAATAATATAGACTATAAGTGGATCAAAGGCTTCTTGCTCGGATATTACTGAAGGGAAAAAGACTGACATAAAATATGGTAGGCAATAAAAAACCTCGCCATAGCGAGGTTTTTTATAAGTATCTTTCAGTTGTTCTTACTTATTCATGGAGATGAAGAATTCATTGTTGCTTTTGGTCTTACGCATTTTGTCGAGCAAGAAGTCCATGCTGTCAATGGTGGACATTGGAGCAAGGATTTTGCGAAGAATCCAAATTTTATTAAGCATTTCTGTGCCAAGAAGGAGGTCTTCTTTGCGGGTGCCGGTACGGTTGATATCAATAGCCGGAAATACGCGTTTTTCAGCGAGATGACGGTCAAGATAGATATCGAGGTTACCAGTGCCCTTAAATTCTTCAAAGATTACTTCGTCCATTCGGGAGCCTGTATCAATGAGGGCTGTAGCGATGATTGTTAAGCTACCGCCTTCTTCGAGATTACGTGCTGCACCAAAGAAACGCTTTGGACGTTGCAGTGCGTTAGCATCAAGACCACCGGAAAGAACACGTCCAGAAGATGGGGTAACTGCGTTGTATGCACGCCCAAGACGAGTAATGGAATCGAGCAAAATAACAACATCTTTACCACGCTCTACAAGACGTTTCGCTTTTTCTTGAACCATCTCTGCAACCTGAACGTGGCGCTGTGGAGGTTCATCAAAAGTAGAACTGATAACTTCAGCGTTTTTAACCGTACGCTCCATATCAGTAACTTCTTCAGGACGTTCATCAATGAGTAGAATAATAAGATATACATCTGGATTATTAGCATTGATGGAGTTAGCCAGTGATTGAAGAAGAATTGTTTTACCGGTGCGTGGAGGGGCAACAATTAAGCCACGTTGACCGCAGCCAATAGGAGCCATGAGGTCGATAACTCTGCCGGAAAGGCTTTCTTTTCCGTTTTCCATTACGAGCTGGCGTTCTGGATAAATAGGAGTGAGGTTATCGAAGAGAACGAGGTTTCGAGATTTTTCAGGTGGTTCAAAGCCAATTTCGTTGACTCTGAGCAAAGCAAAATAGCGTTCGCCTTCTTTAGGCGGTCTAATTTGACCTGAAACTACATCCCCTTTCCGCAGACCGAAGCGTCTGATTTGAGAAGGGGAAACATAAATGTCATCCGGCCCAGGCATGTAGCTATACATTGGTGAGCGTAGAAAACCGAATCCATCAGGAAGGATTTCGAGAACGCCCTCGCCAAAAATGGCTCCATTTTGTGCAGCACATTTTTGTAGTAAAGCAAAAATAAGTTCTTGCTTACGCATGTTGCTTGGGTTTTCAATCTCATACTCTTTGGCAAGCTCCATCAGCTCCGCTGCTGGTTTGCGCTTAAGTTCTGAGAGATTGAGGCCTTCGCTGGGATCTGCATTTGGATCGGGAGTAAATTGAGGCGCTGGAGCTCTTCTGGACTTTTCTGTCCGAGGAGCAGCAGGGGGTCTGCGTTTACGAGTCGTAGGACGGGTTGTTGCAGCTCTACGAGGTTTTTCCTGCTTCGCTTCTTCGACGTCTTTTTTAGTTGCCATATAGACTCAAAGGAATGGTTTAATTTGAATAGAACATGCACGTACGTACATAGAGAAGCTATGAGACATAGCCGATGACATAGTTTGGAAAGTTTTGTGCGTCCCCCGACGGAAGGACAAAGACGTTGAGCAGTGTCAAGTAGGGGGGACTAAAGAAAATAACTAACGTGTATAGAAGAAAATAGCGTATCAGAAAAAAAATGACAAGAAAGTCTGACTATTTTTTTTCTTGTGCAGCAATTACATCTGCAAACATTTCTTCGATTTCTTTTTGGACAGCATCTTGGGTCGTGTCTGTAGCATGAGCTATTTCAAGGGTAATGAGACCCATTGCTTGCTCCAATAAACGACGTTCACCAAAAGAAAGCTCCTTATCTTTACCGATAAGGAGGAGCTCTTTTAGAACGTATGCTACGTCTTCAAGTGCGCCACTTTTAAGTTTATCAGAATATTCGCGATAACGGCGGTTCCAGTTTTGACCGGTATAACCAGTGAACCCTGAACGGTCATCGAGAGATTTAAGAAGATCAAGACCTTCTTCATGAGTGCACAGCGGGCGCAAAACGTTGCTTGCGGTAGTAACTGGCACCATGAGTGTCACATTGTTGCTCAGTATCCGGATGAAGTAGAATTCAGCCTCGGTACCGCCAACAGTCTGAGTCTCGATTCTTTCTACTTTGCCTACACCCTGAGCTGGGTATACTACTAATTGATCCTGAGCGAACACAGCGAGTCTCCTTACAATGTCTGCGTTACATCGTGAAACGCGAACCACACTCTAACGTAATACGCATTAAGAGTCTATGGTTATCTATTCGAAGAATTAGAGAAGCTTGAAGGAATTAGTTGTTTTCACAGCTTCATCAAAACCGGATGAAACAAACGCTTCAATACCTTTTAGGGCACCTTCAAGAACCATTTCAACCTCAGCTTGTTCAGCTTTGTTGAAACGATTAAGAACGTAGTTGGATACGGTGCCATGTTCAGGCTTGCCGATACCAATACGCATGCGGTTGAAGTTGCGGCTTCCGAGATGCTGCTCAATAGAGCGTAATCCGTTATGCCCAGCGTGTCCGCCACCGATTTTGAATTTTATTCGACCTAATGGGAGGTCTAATTCGTCGTGCAGTACAACAACCTGTTCAGGTGCAATGTCGAAGTATTTGCATGCATGACCAACAGCTTCACCTGAAAGGTTCATGTAGGTCATTGGCTTAATGATAAGCCAGAAGTTTCGGGATGTGCCTATTCTGCATTTCCATGCATCATATTTTTTCTTTCCTATAGAAAGAGGAGAGCATGCATCGGGCGAAAAACGCTGTGCATCTTCTAATAAGTGGTCTGCAACCATAAAACCAAGGTTGTGTCGGGTATTTTCGTATTCTTTACCCGGATTTCCTAGTCCAACGATTACTCCGGAAATATTCATGACTATCCTGTAAGTGAATCCAATAAAAAGGAAATGGCCTCATGCCGAGGCATGAGGCCAACGATTTCACTAGGAATTCGCTTAATCTTCTGCTTCTTCAGTTTTTGAAGAACCACGGCCTGGTACGACTGCGAGCACTTTAAAGTCGTCGTCGTAGTAAGCAGTAACGTTTTCTGGAAGTTCGAGTTCACTAACTTTGAGGAAGGTGTGGATGTCAAAATCAGTTACATCAACAACAACTTCGTTAGGAATATCTGCAGGTTTAGCAGAAACAGTGACTACTTGACGGTATTCTTCAAGACGGCCACCGAGTTTCACACCTTTAGATTCGCCAGTTGTGCGAACTGGAATCTTGATACGAATTTCTTTTTCTGGGTCAATGCCATAGAAATCTACATGCTGGAGACGGTTTTTGAACGGGTGACGCTCAAGTTTCCAGATGAGACAATCTTTAACTTCGCCGTCGATATCAAGAGCGATAACGTTGGTAAGGCCTGCTTTTTCGTAAAGCTTTACGAGGGGCATTTCGTTCATCTGTACAGGAATGTTTTCGCCGGTAGTGCTGTAAAAGATACCAGGAACTTTGCCTGCTACACGAAGCCTACGGTTAGCGCCTTTGCCAAGACCTTCGCGTTTAGTAACGGAAAAAGTGATTTTTTCAGACATGTAATAACTCCTTTGAGGTTCCACCACGAGGTTTTTCACTCGCTGCAGACGCGTTCTTTAAACAAAAAGAACGCTTACGGAGGATTCCGTGTGGATATTGTGAATTGCTTTAGCAAGAAGACCTGCAATAGAGAGGACTTCGAGCTTGTCGCATTGGTTGATTTTGTCGCCGAGAGCAATTGTATCGGTAACAAAAACTTTTTTGAAAGTTGATTTACAAAGACGTTCAATGGCTGGGCCGGAAAGAACCGGATGAGTTGTACACGCCATAACTTCTTTGGCACCGTTGTTCATAAGAACGTCAGCTGCAGCACACATGGTGCCTGCAGTATCGATCATATCGTCGACAACGATGGCTATTTTGTCTTTTACGTCACCAATAACGTGCATTGCTTGAGCCTGATTTGGCTTGTCACGACGTTTATCAATGATTGCGAGGCCTGCGTTAAGACGCTTTGCGTAAGCACGCGCACGTTCAACACCACCAGCGTCAGGGGAAACCAATACGATTTCACCTTGTTCGTTCTGGATGCCACGAAGACGATCGAGCATAACAGGTGCAGCGTAAAGGTTGTCCACAGGAACATCAAAGAATCCCTGAATTTGTCCCGCGTGAAGGTCTACGGTTACAAGGCGATCCATTCCTGAAGTAGTCAGGAAGTCCGCAACAACTTTTGCGCTGATAGGCGCACGAGGAGCAACCTTACGGTCCTGACGTGCGTATCCGTAGTAAGGAACAACTGCAGTCACGCGGCCAACACTTGCACGCTTCAGAGCGTCGAGCATAAGGCAAAGCTGCATAATATTATCGTTAACAGGCGCAGAGGTAGAGAGAACAACAAATACGTCGTCACCTCGTACATTTGCACCGATCTCGATGCGGCATTCGCCATCGCTGAAAGTTTCACAAAGGGTTGGAATAAGCTCACAGCCTAAGTGGCTGCAAATTGCTTCTGCCAACGCAGGATTGGAAGAGCCGGTGAGGATTTTTAGATCGCCGTTCATGGTACCATACTGGGGTTATAGTTAGTTACCTGTAAAAATGGCTGGGACGGCAGGACTTGAACCCGCGGATGTCGGGACCAAAACCCGATGCCTTACCAACTTGGCTACGTCCCAGTATTACAGGTGGTGGAGATATGTGGCAACGCCTTCAGCCTCTAAGGCTGTTGCAGCACGTGCAGCCTGTTCCGTCTCTCGATACAAAGCAAAGATGCTAGAACCGCTTCCACTCATGACGGCGCCTTCAGCACCAAAAGACATGAGTTTTTCTTTGTACGCCCGCAGCTTCGGAAAGGCCGAGTATACCACCACTTCAAAACTATTAAAGAGCCACAAGGCACGAGAGGAGTGCTTTCTATCTTTTGAAGGTGTTGTTGTCAAGATTTCTTTCTTATTATTACTCGCACTAGTGCTTCGCATTGTCTTGTCCCACTCCGCAAATGCCCATGGTGTAGATATACTGATATCAGGGCAAATAAGAACGAGAGAATATCCGGAAAGCGAGATAGTTGACGGTTCCAAAATGTCACCGATGCCAGTTGCGTGTGCTGGAACATTGTTCAGAAAGAATGGCACATCTGCGCCGATGCTTGCAGCAAGAGTATTAAGGCGTTCAGGCGAAAGAGCATTGTTGGGACAGTACTTGTTTAAATAGTTAAGAATTGTGGCGGCATCAGAACTTCCGCCTCCAAGACCTGCCCCATCTGGTATGCCCTTTTCAACGGTGATAGCAAGGTCAGGCTTCCAACCTGTGGCATCACTATATTTTTTCCAGCTTTTATAAATAATGTTTTTTTCTGGAGGAATAGAAAGTGCTGGGCATTCAAGAAGAAGGCCGCTTCCGGTTGCACCTTTAGAAATGGTAATGGTATCAAAAGGGCTTGGAAGCGGAAAGAATAGGGTATCAAGTTCATGATACCCGTTTTCCCGAACACCGGTAATTTCTAAATGCAGGTTAATTTTGCACCCCGCATGTAGTGTGACGGAGGCTGGTTGCGTAAACGACATGTTATTTGTTGATGGTTTCAATAGTAAGGTTTTTATTTGTAAATACACATATTTCTGCAGCGATGGCCATCGCATTGCGGCAAATATCTTCTGCGCTCATTTCAGTGTGACGCTGGAGGCCGCGGGCAGCTGACAGTGCATATGCGCCGCCACTGCCGATTGCTGCGATGTTGTCGTCCGGCTCAATCACGTCACCATTACCGCTGATGATGAAAACATATTCAGCATCTGCAACAATGAGCATTGCTTCAAGTTTTCTGAGATATTTATCAGAACGCCAGTCTTTGGCCATTTCAACAGAGGCACGTAATAGGTTGCCTCCAAATTCTTCCAGTTTTGCTTCACAACGTTCAAATAACGTGAATGCATCTGCAGTGGCACCAGCGAAACCGGCGATTACTTTTTCGCGGTAGATGCGGCGTACTTTGCGTGCCTGATGCTTCATAACAATGGATTGCCCTAATGTTACCTGTCCGTCGCCAGCCATTGCAACACCGTTAGCATCTTTTACTGCCAGAATAGTTGTTCCACGAAGTTCCATAACAAATCCTTATATTGTGCTTGTCGTATATGAATCGAAATTGTCAGATGAAAGGGGAATGAATTATTCCTGCCTGTTGTACAGGCAACGTAAAAAATTATTCCCAGTATGCAGCTCGTTCATCCCGCTGTTTTTTGATTAGCTCAAGAGCCGACGTCTGTTCTTGGGTCGTAGCAAGAGCCTCGGCTTTTTTGATATGATATGCTGTTTTTTTGGGGTCATTGCGATAGAGCGCACTGTAAGCAAGATGTAGATGACCATTAAATTGATCACCACTTTGTCCGAGCATTTTGCCGTAGAAAAAATGTACTTCTGAATCTTCAGGTAGTTTCCGTAAAATTTTTTGGTAGTAGGACCCTGCTGATTTTGAATCACCCTTGTCATTAAGCAAACGGGCATAGAAAAACAGTGTCATTAAATCTTCAGGATTGCGTACCGCGGCTTTTTGAAGCAAGAAAATTGCTTTATTAGTATCACCCTTGGTGTAGTGGAATCTACCTGCTTCTCGAAGGATCAGGTAGTCTTTGGGTGCATCTTTTACTGCTTTATCAAAATATTCTGCTGCTTCCTTAACTTTATTAACTCTGGCTGCGG
This sequence is a window from Halodesulfovibrio aestuarii DSM 17919 = ATCC 29578. Protein-coding genes within it:
- a CDS encoding ribose-phosphate diphosphokinase, translated to MNGDLKILTGSSNPALAEAICSHLGCELIPTLCETFSDGECRIEIGANVRGDDVFVVLSTSAPVNDNIMQLCLMLDALKRASVGRVTAVVPYYGYARQDRKVAPRAPISAKVVADFLTTSGMDRLVTVDLHAGQIQGFFDVPVDNLYAAPVMLDRLRGIQNEQGEIVLVSPDAGGVERARAYAKRLNAGLAIIDKRRDKPNQAQAMHVIGDVKDKIAIVVDDMIDTAGTMCAAADVLMNNGAKEVMACTTHPVLSGPAIERLCKSTFKKVFVTDTIALGDKINQCDKLEVLSIAGLLAKAIHNIHTESSVSVLFV
- the ispE gene encoding 4-(cytidine 5'-diphospho)-2-C-methyl-D-erythritol kinase; the encoded protein is MSFTQPASVTLHAGCKINLHLEITGVRENGYHELDTLFFPLPSPFDTITISKGATGSGLLLECPALSIPPEKNIIYKSWKKYSDATGWKPDLAITVEKGIPDGAGLGGGSSDAATILNYLNKYCPNNALSPERLNTLAASIGADVPFFLNNVPAHATGIGDILEPSTISLSGYSLVLICPDISISTPWAFAEWDKTMRSTSASNNKKEILTTTPSKDRKHSSRALWLFNSFEVVVYSAFPKLRAYKEKLMSFGAEGAVMSGSGSSIFALYRETEQAARAATALEAEGVATYLHHL
- the pth gene encoding aminoacyl-tRNA hydrolase — translated: MNISGVIVGLGNPGKEYENTRHNLGFMVADHLLEDAQRFSPDACSPLSIGKKKYDAWKCRIGTSRNFWLIIKPMTYMNLSGEAVGHACKYFDIAPEQVVVLHDELDLPLGRIKFKIGGGHAGHNGLRSIEQHLGSRNFNRMRIGIGKPEHGTVSNYVLNRFNKAEQAEVEMVLEGALKGIEAFVSSGFDEAVKTTNSFKLL
- the hslV gene encoding ATP-dependent protease subunit HslV codes for the protein MELRGTTILAVKDANGVAMAGDGQVTLGQSIVMKHQARKVRRIYREKVIAGFAGATADAFTLFERCEAKLEEFGGNLLRASVEMAKDWRSDKYLRKLEAMLIVADAEYVFIISGNGDVIEPDDNIAAIGSGGAYALSAARGLQRHTEMSAEDICRNAMAIAAEICVFTNKNLTIETINK
- the rho gene encoding transcription termination factor Rho gives rise to the protein MATKKDVEEAKQEKPRRAATTRPTTRKRRPPAAPRTEKSRRAPAPQFTPDPNADPSEGLNLSELKRKPAAELMELAKEYEIENPSNMRKQELIFALLQKCAAQNGAIFGEGVLEILPDGFGFLRSPMYSYMPGPDDIYVSPSQIRRFGLRKGDVVSGQIRPPKEGERYFALLRVNEIGFEPPEKSRNLVLFDNLTPIYPERQLVMENGKESLSGRVIDLMAPIGCGQRGLIVAPPRTGKTILLQSLANSINANNPDVYLIILLIDERPEEVTDMERTVKNAEVISSTFDEPPQRHVQVAEMVQEKAKRLVERGKDVVILLDSITRLGRAYNAVTPSSGRVLSGGLDANALQRPKRFFGAARNLEEGGSLTIIATALIDTGSRMDEVIFEEFKGTGNLDIYLDRHLAEKRVFPAIDINRTGTRKEDLLLGTEMLNKIWILRKILAPMSTIDSMDFLLDKMRKTKSNNEFFISMNK
- a CDS encoding 50S ribosomal protein L25 gives rise to the protein MSEKITFSVTKREGLGKGANRRLRVAGKVPGIFYSTTGENIPVQMNEMPLVKLYEKAGLTNVIALDIDGEVKDCLIWKLERHPFKNRLQHVDFYGIDPEKEIRIKIPVRTTGESKGVKLGGRLEEYRQVVTVSAKPADIPNEVVVDVTDFDIHTFLKVSELELPENVTAYYDDDFKVLAVVPGRGSSKTEEAED
- a CDS encoding CarD family transcriptional regulator; translation: MFAQDQLVVYPAQGVGKVERIETQTVGGTEAEFYFIRILSNNVTLMVPVTTASNVLRPLCTHEEGLDLLKSLDDRSGFTGYTGQNWNRRYREYSDKLKSGALEDVAYVLKELLLIGKDKELSFGERRLLEQAMGLITLEIAHATDTTQDAVQKEIEEMFADVIAAQEKK